In Paenibacillus guangzhouensis, a single window of DNA contains:
- a CDS encoding response regulator transcription factor — MYRVFIVDDEPFIIEGLYDIIDWAALGLEIVGHAENGRKALDAMQQTLVDILITDISMPVMTGLELIRNAREFHDELKVIVLSGFNEFTYLKEGMRLGIENYLLKPINVEELRATLQNTVEKLNTFREERMITEFSTQILKDNTLHRWVTNQIGPIEFKERMDLLDISFDTPYIAAVVFSPEVKQPEVFELISRQLKNHKAYTCFRDIDGDLILLACIQDPDQGCGELKTWLQELHGRLSNYHPLRISIGSVESLPHAGTSYQNAKKTQAYFWIYPEQDMMDYSELPIRQELERVDFRLDWVQYTKLLVAKDREALHQLIQEDFSRIQSLPGIMPHDIQNIALEMIVRFKVELKAIRHTEETDLFHDAFNQVRTASTIDDLSEAIHSVCDTAVEFLISDVKSPVVQQVLNYIHKSYAEELSLKLMGQQYNIHPVYLGQLFHKETNETFTEYINKYRIDKAKEMLKTTNLKVHEIARDVGYWETGYFYKQFKKYVGISPTEYKGLL; from the coding sequence TGAAGGCCTATACGATATTATCGATTGGGCTGCACTGGGTCTCGAGATTGTAGGTCATGCCGAAAATGGGCGCAAGGCATTGGATGCGATGCAGCAGACGCTCGTGGACATTTTGATTACGGACATTTCGATGCCTGTCATGACGGGCCTTGAGCTGATTCGCAATGCACGGGAGTTCCATGACGAGCTGAAGGTCATCGTGCTGAGCGGATTCAACGAATTTACTTATCTGAAAGAAGGCATGCGCCTTGGAATCGAGAACTATTTGCTCAAGCCGATCAATGTGGAAGAGCTGAGAGCGACGCTGCAGAATACGGTGGAGAAGCTGAATACGTTCCGGGAAGAACGGATGATCACGGAGTTCAGCACGCAGATTCTCAAGGACAATACGCTTCACCGCTGGGTGACGAATCAGATCGGGCCGATCGAGTTCAAGGAACGGATGGATCTGCTCGATATTTCATTCGACACGCCTTATATTGCTGCGGTTGTATTCAGTCCGGAGGTCAAGCAGCCCGAGGTGTTCGAACTGATCTCCAGACAATTGAAGAACCATAAGGCATATACCTGCTTCCGTGATATTGATGGAGATTTGATCTTGCTAGCGTGTATCCAGGACCCGGATCAAGGTTGTGGCGAGTTGAAGACATGGCTCCAAGAATTGCACGGTCGACTCAGCAATTACCATCCGCTTCGGATTTCGATCGGCAGCGTCGAATCGCTCCCGCATGCGGGGACGAGCTACCAGAACGCGAAGAAGACGCAGGCGTACTTCTGGATCTATCCCGAGCAGGATATGATGGATTACAGTGAGCTGCCGATTCGTCAGGAGCTGGAGCGCGTGGATTTCCGGCTGGATTGGGTGCAATATACGAAATTGCTCGTCGCGAAGGACCGGGAAGCGCTGCATCAATTGATACAAGAGGATTTTAGTCGTATTCAGAGCCTTCCTGGTATTATGCCGCATGACATTCAGAATATTGCGTTGGAGATGATCGTGCGGTTCAAAGTGGAGCTCAAGGCCATCCGTCATACGGAAGAGACCGATCTATTCCATGATGCATTTAATCAAGTCCGAACAGCGAGCACGATCGATGATCTGAGTGAGGCCATTCACAGCGTATGCGATACCGCCGTCGAGTTCCTTATCTCCGATGTGAAGAGTCCTGTGGTGCAGCAGGTGCTTAACTACATTCACAAATCCTACGCGGAAGAGTTGTCGCTGAAGCTGATGGGACAGCAATATAACATCCATCCGGTCTATTTGGGTCAGCTGTTCCACAAGGAGACGAACGAGACGTTCACCGAGTATATTAATAAATACAGGATCGATAAAGCGAAGGAAATGCTGAAGACCACGAACCTGAAAGTCCATGAGATTGCACGGGATGTGGGCTATTGGGAGACAGGATACTTCTACAAACAGTTCAAGAAATATGTGGGAATCTCCCCAACGGAATATAAAGGACTACTCTAA
- a CDS encoding ABC transporter substrate-binding protein, which yields MSKVRKSFVTTLVLMLALSLSLSACGGKKEESSGTPEKPVELIWYTIGTPQKDVDRVMEEVSKYTKEKIGATVKMNMIDWGDYTQKMQVMTASGTPMDLMFTSSWAFDYVQNARKGAFLPIDDLLPKYGKGIVDTLDPAFLEGSKVDGHNYGVPANKELPAQSVWRFNKNLVDKYKLNLDNVSTLESLEPLLKTIKENEPGTYALAVDKTFNPIVPFDYIIENMPMAVKVGDKDLKVVNILETPEMKQTLETMHKYYKAGYVPTEAATLTSLSDVQATGKWLTDKATNQPFADNLWSQSLGYPVVSKAASQPLIYNWSVMGSMQAISANSKYPEKAMEFLNLLNTDPVLRNMIDSGIEGVHYKKVGDDAMENLPESKNYDMPTFSLGNVMITYRDKNDPENKWDEFKKFNATGEKAPLLGFNFDPSKVTTEIAAVQNVKEEFWASLMTGTVDPDKFIPQATAKFKAAGLDKIIAEAQSQVDAWKASQK from the coding sequence ATGAGTAAAGTGAGAAAAAGCTTTGTAACGACTTTAGTGCTGATGTTAGCGCTGTCATTATCCCTAAGTGCTTGCGGGGGCAAAAAAGAAGAGAGCAGTGGAACACCTGAGAAACCCGTAGAACTGATCTGGTACACGATCGGAACACCACAAAAAGATGTGGATCGTGTCATGGAAGAGGTTAGCAAATATACAAAAGAGAAAATTGGCGCAACTGTAAAAATGAACATGATCGACTGGGGTGACTATACCCAAAAAATGCAAGTTATGACGGCTTCGGGTACACCAATGGACCTGATGTTCACATCATCTTGGGCATTCGATTATGTACAAAATGCACGTAAAGGCGCATTCTTGCCGATCGACGATCTTCTTCCGAAATACGGCAAAGGTATCGTAGATACGCTTGATCCAGCATTCCTTGAAGGTTCCAAAGTCGACGGACACAACTACGGTGTTCCTGCGAACAAAGAGCTTCCAGCACAATCCGTATGGCGCTTCAACAAAAACCTTGTTGATAAATACAAATTGAACTTGGATAACGTAAGCACTCTCGAGAGCCTTGAGCCTTTGCTTAAGACAATCAAAGAAAACGAACCAGGTACTTATGCACTTGCAGTAGACAAAACATTTAACCCGATCGTGCCTTTCGATTACATCATCGAGAACATGCCAATGGCGGTTAAAGTCGGCGATAAAGATCTCAAAGTTGTTAACATCCTTGAGACACCTGAGATGAAACAAACGCTTGAAACGATGCACAAATACTACAAAGCTGGTTATGTGCCAACGGAAGCTGCAACACTTACTTCCTTGTCTGACGTACAAGCAACAGGCAAATGGTTAACAGATAAAGCAACGAACCAACCGTTCGCAGATAACCTCTGGTCCCAAAGCCTTGGCTACCCAGTTGTATCCAAAGCGGCTAGCCAACCATTGATCTACAACTGGTCCGTTATGGGTTCGATGCAAGCGATCTCGGCTAACTCGAAATACCCTGAGAAAGCAATGGAATTCTTGAACTTGCTCAATACTGATCCTGTACTTCGTAACATGATTGACTCCGGTATCGAAGGCGTTCACTACAAAAAAGTAGGCGACGATGCGATGGAAAACTTGCCTGAATCGAAGAACTACGATATGCCAACATTCTCCCTAGGTAACGTAATGATCACATACCGTGACAAAAACGACCCTGAGAATAAATGGGACGAGTTCAAAAAATTCAACGCAACAGGTGAAAAAGCACCGCTTCTAGGATTTAACTTCGATCCATCCAAAGTAACAACAGAAATCGCAGCAGTACAGAACGTTAAAGAAGAATTCTGGGCTTCGCTTATGACAGGAACTGTGGATCCAGACAAATTCATTCCACAAGCAACGGCGAAATTCAAAGCTGCTGGCCTAGATAAAATTATTGCTGAAGCACAAAGTCAAGTGGACGCTTGGAAAGCATCCCAAAAATAA